Genomic DNA from Nitrospirota bacterium:
AAGGGGGATTTTCTTCGCTGATTTGTCGTGAGGTCATATCTCCAGAAATTTCGGGGATTTTGTAAGATTTATCACACCATCCGGCTGTACAACAACCATATCTTCCAACCTGACACCACCAATCCCCTTATAATACAATCCCGGTTCAACTGTAACTACATGACCGGTAAAGAGGATATCGTTCTTCTTACTAATCCTTGGAGGTTCATGGACATCCAGTCCTACGCCATGTCCTGTACCGTGGAAAAACCCCTGCATCCTGCCGTCAATCTCACCACTCTCAAATCCACATTTTTTGAAATGCATCAGGATTGCCTCATGAACTTCCCTGCCATTTACCGCATCTTTAACCATAGAAAATGCAACTTCCTGCGCAGCGGACACCGCATTAAACATCCTGACAACATCATCAGATGCACTCCCTTTTACAACCGTACGCGTTATATCGGCATAGTAACGACTTTTTACAGACCGCGGGAAGACATCTATAATAATAGGAACATTCGCCCTTAGAGCCCCACCCCCTTCATTATGAGGAAACGAGGAGTCTTCCCCGCAAGCAACGATAGTGTGCTGGGCTATCATGGAATTTTCCAGCAGATAAACATTTATCAACTTCTTGACGTCTTCAGAAGTTACTTTATTACTTCCCAGGTAAAGATATTCATCTATTATCTCAGTCCGTCTTAAATAATCTATCGCCTTTTCAACTGCACTCTCTGTTATTCGAAGCGCTTGCTCTATATAATTGATCTCATCGTTGTTTTTTATTACTCTCT
This window encodes:
- a CDS encoding aminopeptidase P family protein; this encodes MKTQEATLLISSSETDSNLYYATGFLAPDPFIFLQIGDEKVIMMSDLELDRAKSQAKVNTVLSYSRYEEAAKNAGTENPGTVDVLREFLRERGLNRVVVPSYFGIRNALLLQDKGYEIEVRQDPIFEQRVIKNNDEINYIEQALRITESAVEKAIDYLRRTEIIDEYLYLGSNKVTSEDVKKLINVYLLENSMIAQHTIVACGEDSSFPHNEGGGALRANVPIIIDVFPRSVKSRYYADITRTVVKGSASDDVVRMFNAVSAAQEVAFSMVKDAVNGREVHEAILMHFKKCGFESGEIDGRMQGFFHGTGHGVGLDVHEPPRISKKNDILFTGHVVTVEPGLYYKGIGGVRLEDMVVVQPDGVINLTKSPKFLEI